A genomic window from Struthio camelus isolate bStrCam1 chromosome 2, bStrCam1.hap1, whole genome shotgun sequence includes:
- the PPDPFL gene encoding pancreatic progenitor cell differentiation and proliferation factor-like protein — MASVPSAGCLLAKNQYYRTRQNSECGVSSSSSCCSDPVNVTHQDKALHGLPELLDKCWWIKSFFHCEPSQPTVARKTLSASSTNS; from the exons atGGCATCGGTGCCCTCCGCCGGCTGCCTCTTGGCCAAGAACCAGTACTACAGAA CACGGCAGAACTCAGAATGCGGTGTTTCTTCCAGTTCCTCCTGCTGTTCTGATCCAGTGAATGTTACACACCAGGACAAAGCACTTCATG GGTTACCCGAATTACTTGATAAATGTTGGTGGATAAAAAGCTTTTTCCACTGTGAACCATCTCAACCAACTGTTGCCAGAAAAACACTGTCGGCAAGCAG TACCAACAGCTGA